One part of the Rutidosis leptorrhynchoides isolate AG116_Rl617_1_P2 chromosome 1, CSIRO_AGI_Rlap_v1, whole genome shotgun sequence genome encodes these proteins:
- the LOC139848715 gene encoding uncharacterized protein, which produces MVFWAPAIAAGISNVFPEVFHALCARHLLGNLKSVSKRVKSYEWHYWKMCKAYRKSNFDHHYGILARRIPDSARTLTTVGFNRWSRHHADRVRYAYLTSNSAESMNALSVHARKLPITMLLEFFRASVQQWFWEHRNTADGLTTPVTPYTERKLGKRNRKSISWTVKPISQVKFEVLDMKKSGKVNLQDKTCTCKL; this is translated from the exons ATGGTTTTTTG GGCACCTGCAATAGCTGCTGGCATATCAAAcgtatttccagaagtatttcatgCACTATGTGCTAGACATTTGTTGGGAAACCTCAAAAGTGTGTCTAAAAGGGTTAAAAGTTACGAGTGGCACTACTGGAAAATGTGCAAAGCGTATAGAAAATCTAATTTTGATCACCACTATGGTATACTAGCACGACGTATCCCAGACAGTGCACGCACACTCACTACTGTTGGGTTCAACAGATGGTCTAGACATCATGCAGATCGTGTTCGGTATGCTTACCTAACTTCTAATAGTGCAGAGTCAATGAACGCACTGTCAGTTCATGCGAGGAAACTCCCGATTACAATGCTTCTTGAATTCTTTAGAGCTTCAGTTCAACAATGGTTTTGGGAACACCGAAACACTGCCGATGGTTTAACAACCCCTGTCACACCATATACAGAGCGTAAGCTTGGTAAAAGAAATCGTAAGTCTATTAGTTGGACTGTCAAACCGATATCACAAGTTAAGTTTGAGGTATTGGATATGAAAAAAAGTGGTAAAGTCAATCTACAAGATAAAACTTGCACatgtaaactgtag